The Methanococcoides methylutens MM1 genome has a window encoding:
- the sfsA gene encoding DNA/RNA nuclease SfsA, translated as MSEKEVVMEIPWDAEARLISRPNRFLGVVDIASYSGSPSKIREEKVHIHDPGRLEDLLYPGNELLLKKASNPNRKTGWDVIAAKADDGWILINSAFHRKIAEWAIENEVSPFLEGLDSVAAEQKFGDSRLDFLLVKDETKIWVEVKGCTLINGNKAIFPDAPTVRGKRHIEELIKAVRGDDEALLVVLVFRPDAKCFAPNEIIDPDLAEVFREAVKEGVNVCPMLFSYEGQEIIYRALIPLCDGWG; from the coding sequence ATGTCTGAAAAAGAAGTGGTCATGGAGATTCCCTGGGATGCGGAGGCCAGATTGATTTCCAGGCCCAATCGTTTCTTAGGTGTGGTGGATATTGCATCCTATTCAGGATCTCCTTCAAAAATACGGGAGGAAAAGGTCCACATACATGATCCCGGCAGGCTTGAGGACCTGCTTTATCCGGGAAATGAGCTGCTGCTGAAAAAGGCTTCCAATCCCAACAGGAAGACCGGCTGGGATGTCATTGCAGCTAAAGCGGACGATGGCTGGATACTGATCAATTCAGCATTTCATCGAAAGATCGCGGAATGGGCTATCGAGAACGAGGTCTCACCTTTTCTCGAAGGGCTGGATTCGGTTGCAGCCGAGCAGAAGTTCGGGGATAGCAGATTGGATTTCCTTCTCGTAAAAGACGAAACGAAGATCTGGGTTGAAGTGAAGGGGTGTACTCTGATCAATGGTAACAAAGCAATATTTCCCGATGCACCGACCGTCAGGGGAAAGAGGCATATTGAAGAGCTCATCAAAGCGGTGAGGGGTGACGATGAAGCCCTTCTGGTTGTTCTTGTGTTCAGGCCTGATGCAAAATGTTTTGCACCGAACGAGATCATTGATCCTGATCTTGCAGAGGTTTTCAGGGAAGCGGTCAAAGAGGGTGTTAATGTATGCCCCATGTTGTTCAGTTACGAAGGGCAGGAAATTATTTACAGGGCCCTTATTCCTTTGTGTGATGGATGGGGCTGA
- a CDS encoding MBL fold metallo-hydrolase, with product MQITEHVHALKIPFSLTTDSGIVVERFVYSYLIYGKDVCLVDCGVASSEQIIFDYMKRTGRDPVEISLIVQTHSHADHIGATPAIKALKGCEVAGHRNAVEWMEDPDLQFRERPIPNFSNLIGGPVKVDRVLEDGDLIELGEVLSLKVIHTPGHSEGSISLLLSPENVLFSGDAIPLVGDIPIYDDVEEVISSLRKLREIEDVKVLLSSWDYPVEGYEVYKEIDKAIDYVKKIHEAVLEYSSVSWERVLEEIGLKDVPLNPLVMRTFEAHLRTKKDIS from the coding sequence ATGCAGATAACAGAACACGTACACGCCTTAAAGATACCTTTCAGTCTTACCACCGACTCTGGTATCGTTGTAGAGCGCTTCGTATATTCCTATCTCATTTACGGAAAAGATGTCTGCCTTGTGGATTGTGGTGTTGCATCTTCAGAGCAGATCATTTTCGACTACATGAAAAGAACCGGTAGGGATCCTGTGGAGATCTCGCTGATAGTACAGACGCATTCCCATGCGGACCACATAGGGGCTACTCCTGCTATAAAGGCGCTGAAGGGGTGCGAGGTCGCTGGCCACAGGAATGCGGTTGAGTGGATGGAGGATCCTGATCTGCAGTTCCGTGAGCGTCCTATTCCTAATTTCAGCAATCTGATAGGGGGTCCGGTGAAAGTAGACCGCGTACTTGAGGATGGGGATTTGATCGAGCTAGGTGAAGTCCTATCACTAAAGGTAATCCACACGCCCGGCCACTCGGAAGGCTCGATATCTCTGCTTTTATCCCCTGAAAATGTGCTTTTCTCAGGTGATGCGATCCCTCTTGTTGGTGATATCCCAATCTATGATGATGTTGAAGAGGTCATTTCATCTCTCAGGAAGCTCAGGGAGATCGAAGATGTAAAGGTGCTGTTGTCATCATGGGATTATCCGGTAGAGGGTTATGAAGTCTACAAAGAGATCGATAAAGCTATCGATTATGTAAAAAAGATACATGAGGCGGTTCTGGAATACTCATCTGTTTCATGGGAGAGGGTTCTTGAAGAGATCGGACTGAAAGATGTGCCTCTCAATCCTTTGGTGATGAGAACTTTCGAGGCTCATTTGAGAACGAAGAAAGATATTTCCTGA
- a CDS encoding TerB N-terminal domain-containing protein: MGFFDFLKGKKENKSLETVDKHINDVKSKSNSNTNKIVPYFDQLASADNVFSLLWFKDGKYKNYKPQKNTSFETEFFTIEFSFGEEPSLLSSGLPINSNEKINPNESIGYYPSYESMTPGQRWVYLNWLRDITQPVDIGYVFVFYYGLERHIIYGNFKKAADTIMLLRKYHKNNSFQSYSLSSLVISAIAHKDEATLSRVIESAKGENVNNDLLIAKYILKIDLSADEIISLSNAVGFKNKRYIKNYPELFIEILNEQLINEFEKSSFPFYSLDVSFGKEKSIIFANISLPENARYAPLPSIINNSEFQTAIHTLLTTTHNVVKERLKEMRSKGNAPTPKQSPSANSEESSTAVCPYCEVTLDKTPKKKKKCPHCGNFIYVRSSQVLYPSKHLTHDEAIATDEFFYLREYGITINSFNDKLKQLTKTSDERVSPIAVCIALYEDLILQTTDTFKLQMFYLRNAFIKYQSGLRFFEDL, encoded by the coding sequence ATGGGGTTCTTTGATTTTTTAAAAGGGAAAAAAGAAAACAAGTCGTTAGAGACAGTTGATAAACATATCAATGATGTGAAATCAAAATCTAACTCCAATACGAATAAAATTGTTCCATATTTTGATCAGTTGGCATCTGCAGACAATGTTTTCAGTTTATTGTGGTTCAAAGATGGGAAATATAAAAATTATAAGCCACAAAAAAACACATCATTTGAAACTGAGTTTTTTACGATAGAATTTAGCTTCGGTGAAGAACCCAGCCTATTGTCTTCAGGATTGCCGATCAATTCCAATGAAAAGATAAATCCAAATGAAAGTATTGGTTACTATCCAAGTTATGAATCAATGACTCCCGGGCAACGTTGGGTGTATCTTAATTGGCTACGTGATATCACTCAACCTGTTGATATTGGATATGTGTTTGTGTTCTATTATGGGCTTGAAAGGCACATAATTTATGGCAACTTCAAAAAAGCTGCAGACACCATCATGCTTCTTAGAAAATATCACAAAAACAATTCGTTCCAATCATATTCATTAAGTTCCCTTGTGATATCAGCCATCGCACACAAAGACGAAGCAACGTTATCAAGGGTAATAGAGTCAGCGAAGGGAGAAAATGTTAATAACGATTTATTAATTGCAAAATACATACTAAAAATTGACTTAAGCGCAGATGAAATCATATCATTAAGTAATGCTGTAGGGTTTAAGAATAAGCGATATATCAAAAATTATCCAGAACTATTCATAGAAATCCTGAATGAACAATTGATAAACGAATTCGAAAAATCTTCATTCCCATTCTATTCTCTTGATGTATCTTTTGGAAAAGAAAAATCAATCATTTTTGCAAACATTTCATTACCAGAAAATGCACGTTATGCACCACTACCTTCGATTATCAACAATAGTGAATTTCAAACAGCCATACATACCCTTTTGACAACTACGCATAATGTTGTCAAAGAACGACTGAAAGAAATGCGCTCTAAGGGGAATGCACCTACTCCAAAACAAAGTCCAAGTGCTAATTCCGAAGAGAGTTCTACGGCTGTCTGTCCTTATTGTGAAGTAACGTTAGACAAAACTCCAAAAAAGAAGAAAAAGTGTCCCCACTGTGGGAATTTTATCTATGTAAGGTCATCACAAGTGTTGTACCCATCAAAGCACTTAACTCACGATGAAGCAATTGCAACTGACGAGTTCTTTTATTTGAGGGAATATGGAATCACTATAAACTCTTTCAATGACAAGTTGAAACAATTAACTAAAACATCCGATGAAAGGGTAAGTCCCATAGCTGTCTGTATTGCATTATACGAGGACTTGATATTGCAAACCACTGATACCTTTAAGCTCCAGATGTTCTATTTACGCAATGCGTTTATCAAGTATCAAAGCGGTTTGAGATTTTTTGAAGATTTGTAG
- a CDS encoding DUF367 family protein: MDTQKLKKYHLHIYHARQCDPKKCTGKKMARFDLARLFDKVQKIPRGSILLDPMAEKALSPADRNEQNITVLDCSWETVEEVFPQLLRLQLKHRALPYLVAANPVNFGRPFKLNSVEAFAAALYILGNKEQAEEILSKFNWGHTFLEVNKEPLEDYSKAKDSKDIIRIQGEYI; the protein is encoded by the coding sequence ATGGATACCCAGAAATTGAAAAAATACCATCTTCACATCTATCACGCCCGCCAGTGTGATCCGAAGAAGTGTACCGGGAAAAAGATGGCAAGGTTTGACCTTGCACGGCTTTTCGACAAAGTACAAAAGATCCCTCGTGGATCCATTCTTCTCGATCCAATGGCAGAAAAGGCACTTTCCCCGGCAGACAGGAACGAGCAGAACATAACTGTCCTTGATTGCTCCTGGGAAACCGTTGAGGAAGTTTTCCCACAGCTCTTGAGACTACAACTTAAGCATCGGGCTCTGCCTTATCTCGTGGCTGCCAATCCGGTCAATTTCGGCAGGCCTTTCAAACTCAACTCAGTGGAAGCGTTCGCAGCTGCCCTTTACATACTTGGAAATAAAGAACAGGCAGAGGAGATCCTGTCAAAGTTCAACTGGGGACATACTTTCCTTGAGGTCAATAAAGAACCCCTTGAAGACTATTCAAAAGCAAAAGATAGCAAGGATATCATCAGGATACAAGGTGAATACATCTGA
- a CDS encoding DUF5518 domain-containing protein, producing the protein MNIIKGAIVGLVCTVILYMVPLINALSPFFGGFIGGYVAEEGAFGGFKVGILMSVLAAIPGFLLSGILAVMLADIPVLGAILAGSGILITLVIVIYTAIFGIIGAVVGGAVSDNR; encoded by the coding sequence ATGAATATTATAAAAGGAGCAATCGTCGGACTGGTTTGCACAGTGATTCTGTATATGGTACCATTGATAAACGCCCTTTCTCCTTTCTTTGGAGGCTTCATCGGAGGTTATGTTGCCGAAGAAGGTGCTTTCGGTGGATTCAAAGTTGGAATATTGATGTCTGTACTGGCAGCAATTCCCGGATTCCTGCTTTCAGGTATTCTTGCAGTCATGCTTGCGGATATCCCTGTTCTGGGTGCTATTCTTGCAGGTTCAGGTATTCTCATCACTCTGGTGATCGTCATCTACACGGCGATATTCGGGATCATCGGAGCCGTTGTTGGCGGGGCTGTATCTGATAACAGGTGA
- a CDS encoding TIGR00725 family protein, translating to MIQIGVIGAGSCDEKVSKMAEAVGAGIAKKNATLICGGLGGVMEAASKGCKAAGGQTIGILPGKQKEDANQYIDHIIVTSMGHARNAIIAQSCDALIAVDGEYGTLSEIALSLKMGKPVVTLGSKWDIEDTWVAASPEDAVEISMRLILTK from the coding sequence TTGATACAAATTGGCGTTATCGGTGCAGGTTCATGTGATGAAAAGGTATCAAAAATGGCTGAAGCCGTTGGTGCCGGGATCGCAAAGAAAAATGCCACCCTTATTTGTGGAGGCCTTGGTGGTGTGATGGAAGCTGCATCAAAGGGTTGCAAAGCAGCAGGTGGACAGACGATCGGCATCCTTCCAGGAAAGCAAAAAGAGGATGCTAACCAGTATATCGACCATATTATCGTCACCTCAATGGGACATGCCAGGAATGCAATCATTGCACAGTCCTGTGATGCACTGATAGCAGTGGACGGGGAATATGGAACACTCTCAGAGATTGCCCTTTCACTCAAGATGGGAAAGCCAGTGGTCACACTTGGATCAAAATGGGATATCGAGGATACATGGGTTGCAGCAAGCCCCGAGGATGCGGTCGAGATCTCAATGCGGCTGATTTTGACAAAGTAA
- a CDS encoding rubredoxin, translated as MSKYKCNVCNVFEYDDEEGNAEMGIAPGTKPEDFPDDWKCPICGADKSHLMAV; from the coding sequence ATGTCAAAATACAAATGTAACGTATGCAACGTCTTTGAATATGATGACGAGGAAGGCAACGCTGAAATGGGCATTGCACCGGGAACAAAACCAGAGGATTTTCCTGACGACTGGAAATGCCCGATATGCGGTGCAGACAAAAGCCATCTGATGGCAGTCTAA
- a CDS encoding class I SAM-dependent methyltransferase produces the protein MDIEEVVRIHAKPSGEEGKKVGLEMNEHHFDLWKWGVGHISIEPASWILDVGCGGGRAVSILADLVEAGKVYGIDHSPEMVGLATELNRDAVVSEHVTIIHSSVSELPFPDGMFDIVTAFETCYFWPDIVEDLKEVRRVLKDGGMLLLVNEMYEHASFEDRNTPYSKVDGMNIFSPQDYRDMLESAGFSSVDIDEAPENNWITVIAVK, from the coding sequence TTGGATATCGAGGAAGTTGTGAGAATTCATGCGAAACCTTCAGGCGAGGAAGGCAAGAAAGTAGGTCTTGAGATGAACGAGCACCACTTTGATCTGTGGAAATGGGGAGTAGGACATATTTCCATCGAACCGGCTTCATGGATACTCGATGTGGGTTGTGGCGGTGGTCGGGCTGTTAGTATTCTTGCAGACCTCGTGGAGGCCGGTAAGGTATATGGTATCGACCATTCTCCTGAAATGGTGGGTCTTGCGACCGAACTGAACAGGGATGCAGTTGTAAGTGAGCATGTAACAATAATCCATTCTTCGGTCTCAGAACTTCCATTCCCTGATGGAATGTTCGACATCGTCACTGCTTTTGAGACATGTTACTTCTGGCCGGATATCGTAGAGGATCTCAAAGAGGTCAGGCGCGTACTCAAGGATGGTGGCATGCTGCTGCTAGTCAATGAGATGTACGAGCATGCAAGTTTTGAGGATAGGAACACGCCTTACTCAAAAGTGGATGGAATGAATATCTTCTCACCTCAGGACTACAGAGATATGCTTGAAAGTGCAGGCTTCTCTTCTGTGGACATAGATGAGGCACCGGAGAACAACTGGATCACAGTTATTGCGGTAAAATGA
- a CDS encoding DsrE/DsrF/DrsH-like family protein → MTDMAETADKAVIIVHSGDMDKLYSALIVGNGALAMGMDVSMYFTFWGLQRLKKGGLEKGPLSKMHMLGLGKWMIKKRMKASNVASLEKLMNDYKELGGKILACEMTMEIMGVKADELRTEWIDEYGAVGTYVNEARDAKITLFI, encoded by the coding sequence ATGACCGACATGGCAGAGACCGCCGATAAGGCCGTCATTATTGTCCATAGTGGGGATATGGATAAACTTTACAGTGCTCTTATTGTTGGGAATGGAGCACTTGCAATGGGAATGGATGTTTCCATGTATTTCACTTTCTGGGGACTCCAGCGTCTTAAGAAAGGCGGACTTGAGAAAGGCCCTCTTTCAAAGATGCATATGTTGGGACTTGGAAAGTGGATGATAAAGAAACGCATGAAAGCATCAAATGTCGCTTCTCTTGAAAAGCTCATGAACGACTATAAGGAACTGGGTGGAAAGATACTCGCCTGTGAAATGACCATGGAGATCATGGGAGTTAAGGCCGACGAGCTCCGTACCGAATGGATCGATGAGTACGGCGCAGTGGGAACCTATGTCAATGAGGCAAGAGATGCAAAGATAACACTGTTCATTTAA
- a CDS encoding CDC48 family AAA ATPase translates to MPMSVEKGNSNGDSVKLKVAEASQEDVGKGIVRLDPTYRDKLEVGEYGVLEIEGGRVTSALAINTDPSDAGLDIIRMDGLIRANAKISIGDYVEVRKAEWKEAINVTLAPVSKGMHISASSNILASVFRNRTVSKGDFISTTHFRRSKEKQPARGMMLEDMFSDLFDYSFGLGEIKMQVTATNPKGIVKITDMTELQLLPEAVELPPEQSIPTVMYEDLGGIKPAISKVREMIELPLKHPELFDRLGIEPPRGVLLHGPPGTGKTMLARAVANESDAYFISVNGPEIMSKYYGESEHQIREIFDEAEQNAPAIIFLDEIDSIAPKRAEVTGEVERRVVSQLLSLMDGLKERKNVIVIGATNRPEALDMALRRPGRFDREIVLHVPDQDGRLEIFQIHTRGMPLADDVDLNTLAGTTYGFVGADIAALCREAAMGSLRRILPQINLEEEHIPEDILEKLSVTAEDFKLAQKDVEPSAMREIMIETPNVGWNDVGGLEGVKELLKEAVEWPLKNPESFQRIGVEAPKGVLLYGPPGTGKTMLAKAIAHESNANFIAAKGSDLLSKWYGESEKHISEMFSRARQVSPSIVFLDELDALAPIRGSAMGEPQVTERIVNQLLSELDGLEELHGVVIIGATNRPDIIDPALIRPGRFDELILVPVPDLPTRRKIFEVHTRKMSLADDVNIEELLVSTDKYTGADIAAVCKKAGRFALREDLLAKEVSQKHFLKAIDETGASVTSDTMKYYEDLKGDLKTKRSREIESPVYA, encoded by the coding sequence ATGCCGATGAGTGTGGAGAAAGGCAATTCTAACGGGGACAGTGTCAAATTAAAAGTAGCTGAAGCATCTCAGGAAGATGTGGGGAAAGGCATCGTACGCCTTGATCCGACATACAGGGACAAGCTTGAAGTCGGTGAATACGGAGTTCTGGAGATCGAAGGAGGACGTGTAACGTCAGCACTTGCGATCAACACTGATCCTTCCGATGCCGGGCTTGATATTATACGAATGGACGGATTGATACGTGCCAATGCGAAGATCAGTATCGGAGATTATGTAGAGGTCAGGAAAGCAGAATGGAAGGAAGCGATAAATGTCACCCTTGCCCCTGTTAGCAAGGGAATGCACATCTCGGCCTCAAGCAACATCCTTGCATCCGTTTTCAGAAACAGGACCGTCTCAAAGGGAGATTTCATATCCACCACGCATTTCAGGAGATCAAAGGAAAAGCAGCCTGCCAGAGGAATGATGCTCGAGGATATGTTCAGTGACCTTTTTGATTATTCCTTCGGTCTTGGTGAAATAAAGATGCAGGTGACTGCAACAAATCCCAAGGGCATTGTAAAGATAACAGACATGACAGAGCTCCAGCTGCTACCCGAAGCTGTGGAGCTCCCACCTGAACAGTCTATTCCCACAGTAATGTATGAGGACCTTGGAGGCATCAAGCCGGCGATCTCCAAAGTAAGGGAAATGATCGAGCTACCGTTGAAGCATCCGGAACTGTTCGACAGGCTTGGAATCGAACCCCCAAGAGGTGTATTGCTGCACGGCCCACCGGGAACCGGTAAGACAATGCTGGCAAGAGCGGTTGCCAATGAATCTGATGCTTATTTTATCTCGGTCAACGGGCCGGAGATCATGTCAAAATACTACGGCGAATCCGAGCATCAGATACGAGAGATATTCGATGAAGCAGAGCAGAATGCACCGGCCATCATATTCCTTGATGAGATAGATTCCATCGCACCAAAAAGGGCAGAGGTCACCGGAGAGGTCGAAAGGAGGGTGGTCTCACAGCTACTCTCATTGATGGACGGCCTGAAGGAGCGGAAGAACGTTATCGTGATCGGTGCGACCAACCGACCGGAGGCACTGGACATGGCACTGCGCCGTCCCGGAAGGTTCGACCGCGAGATAGTCCTGCATGTTCCTGACCAGGATGGCAGGCTTGAAATATTCCAGATCCACACCCGCGGAATGCCGCTGGCAGATGACGTGGACCTCAACACACTGGCTGGGACCACATACGGTTTCGTGGGTGCAGATATTGCAGCCCTTTGCCGTGAAGCGGCCATGGGAAGCCTCCGTAGAATCCTGCCACAGATCAATCTCGAAGAAGAACATATCCCTGAAGATATACTTGAAAAGCTGAGCGTCACAGCAGAAGATTTCAAGCTGGCCCAGAAGGATGTGGAACCCTCTGCCATGCGCGAGATAATGATCGAGACACCTAATGTTGGATGGAACGATGTCGGTGGACTGGAGGGTGTCAAGGAGTTACTAAAGGAAGCTGTAGAGTGGCCACTTAAGAATCCCGAATCCTTCCAGCGCATCGGAGTGGAAGCCCCTAAAGGAGTATTGCTCTACGGACCACCGGGAACCGGTAAGACAATGCTGGCAAAGGCTATCGCCCATGAATCCAATGCAAATTTCATCGCTGCAAAGGGAAGTGACCTGCTTTCAAAGTGGTATGGTGAATCGGAAAAGCACATTTCTGAAATGTTCTCCCGTGCAAGACAGGTCTCGCCATCCATTGTATTCCTTGATGAACTTGATGCGCTTGCACCAATACGTGGAAGTGCAATGGGAGAACCACAGGTCACCGAGCGTATCGTTAATCAACTCCTCTCAGAGCTCGACGGTCTTGAAGAGCTTCATGGTGTTGTGATAATAGGTGCTACCAACAGGCCTGACATCATCGACCCTGCGCTGATCCGCCCGGGAAGATTTGATGAACTGATACTTGTTCCTGTACCGGACCTGCCCACCCGGCGTAAGATCTTTGAGGTGCATACAAGGAAGATGTCACTTGCAGATGATGTGAATATTGAGGAACTACTGGTTTCAACGGACAAGTACACCGGAGCTGATATTGCAGCCGTCTGTAAAAAAGCAGGACGCTTTGCACTTCGTGAAGACCTGCTGGCAAAAGAGGTGTCACAGAAGCATTTCCTAAAAGCCATCGATGAAACCGGAGCATCCGTTACCTCTGATACCATGAAATATTACGAGGACCTGAAAGGAGATCTTAAGACAAAGAGGTCCAGGGAAATAGAGAGTCCGGTATATGCCTGA
- a CDS encoding Glu/Leu/Phe/Val dehydrogenase: protein MIHNKIERIHSDSAITCKLCMQEMETLYEHLAMSREEIDLLDVPKRSFTVHFPVRMDSGKVKMFIGHRVQYNDARGPTKGGIRYHPELTVEYLQDLAFLMSIKCALVDIPFGGAKGGIVANTKELSRGELERVTRAYIREIADYIGPFKDIPAPDVYTDGQIMIWILDEFEKIRREHTPSIVTGKPVELGGSHVRKYSTSLGGVFILEEALKKLEIDKSELCVAVQGFGKVGSNAARILYEKGFTICAVSDSAGGIFNEDGLNITEVIDHKTRTGSVIDFPESQNITNEQILALDCGILIPAALSNQIKRENVNDVRAKVILELANAPITMEASRMLIDRDVLLIPDILANAGGVVVSYFEWIQNLSQDYWEEEKVLERLREKMKTAFEKVYTICLEQNCSMRRAALQFSVERILYAERLRGNL, encoded by the coding sequence TTGATACATAATAAGATCGAAAGGATACATTCAGACAGTGCAATTACCTGTAAACTCTGCATGCAGGAGATGGAAACCCTCTATGAGCACCTTGCGATGTCAAGAGAGGAGATTGACCTTCTCGACGTGCCAAAGCGCTCATTTACTGTGCATTTCCCTGTTCGAATGGATTCCGGCAAAGTGAAGATGTTCATCGGCCACAGGGTTCAGTATAATGATGCACGAGGACCTACCAAAGGAGGAATTCGATATCATCCGGAACTTACCGTTGAATATCTTCAGGACCTTGCATTCCTGATGTCCATTAAATGTGCTCTTGTAGACATTCCCTTCGGAGGCGCCAAGGGTGGCATTGTTGCCAATACCAAAGAGCTCAGCAGGGGAGAACTTGAAAGGGTTACAAGAGCATACATAAGAGAGATCGCAGACTACATCGGACCGTTCAAGGATATTCCTGCTCCTGATGTCTACACCGACGGCCAGATAATGATCTGGATCCTCGACGAGTTCGAAAAGATAAGAAGAGAACATACCCCATCCATTGTCACCGGGAAGCCTGTGGAACTGGGAGGTAGCCACGTCCGGAAATATTCCACATCCCTTGGAGGGGTCTTCATACTTGAAGAAGCCCTGAAAAAGCTTGAGATCGACAAGTCTGAACTTTGCGTTGCAGTGCAGGGATTCGGTAAAGTGGGATCTAACGCTGCACGCATCCTCTATGAAAAGGGATTCACAATATGTGCAGTAAGCGACTCTGCGGGAGGGATATTCAATGAAGATGGCCTGAACATCACGGAGGTCATCGACCACAAGACCAGGACTGGAAGCGTTATAGATTTCCCGGAGAGCCAGAACATAACAAATGAGCAAATTCTGGCACTCGATTGTGGCATACTAATACCCGCAGCACTTTCTAATCAGATCAAGCGTGAGAATGTCAACGATGTTAGAGCAAAGGTAATCCTTGAACTTGCCAATGCACCCATCACAATGGAAGCAAGTCGCATGTTGATCGACAGGGATGTACTGCTGATACCTGACATACTCGCGAATGCCGGTGGTGTTGTGGTAAGTTATTTTGAATGGATACAGAACCTCAGCCAGGATTACTGGGAAGAGGAAAAGGTCCTTGAAAGGCTCAGGGAGAAAATGAAAACAGCGTTTGAAAAGGTATACACGATATGCCTTGAGCAAAATTGCAGTATGAGGCGTGCAGCATTGCAGTTCTCAGTTGAGAGGATACTGTACGCTGAAAGGTTGCGCGGAAACCTCTGA
- a CDS encoding sulfurtransferase TusA family protein has translation MAEIEIDTRGETCPVPLVECRKALRKAAPGDEVTVLGTHPASKKEIPMACKALGLEIVGVEEKDDEWKIKIKR, from the coding sequence ATGGCAGAAATTGAAATAGACACCAGAGGAGAGACATGTCCTGTTCCTCTCGTAGAGTGCCGAAAAGCTTTGAGGAAGGCAGCTCCGGGAGACGAAGTAACTGTTCTTGGAACACATCCGGCATCCAAAAAAGAAATACCAATGGCCTGCAAAGCACTTGGACTTGAAATTGTTGGTGTAGAAGAAAAGGACGATGAGTGGAAAATAAAGATAAAAAGGTAA
- a CDS encoding MFS transporter, with the protein MASSDHPIDRQLYILSISKLFKDLATGMLVFIIPLYVANMDSLILQDMPAVLKAGLATTVFGLANSLSQPYMGRLSERLDRRKVFLTTGYITFAIICYIYAISGNFESILFFRIVQGVAIGATIPAIVTMVTHLSASTARGQAIGIYSSLRGAAFGTGSVVGGAVVTYHGFVTGFYISAGLVLLSTILITLFVKETEAPVIKTTDDTSTDGPFIIRTLSVAMFMMIVGIMLILSLLPAYQTRLEASEFLLGIAISAYVISRIVFQVPIGILSDKFGRKLPILAGIFFNAIIVYALGQVDNVNSLILLRLLQGIAMAAVETPLLALAVELSGERKVSSRVSTITSAQAAGVAVGPLIGGVFGGYVSFETPFNISSLLIILSGILVWVALRKNYGNADHYTIAS; encoded by the coding sequence ATGGCGTCTTCAGACCATCCCATTGATCGCCAGCTCTACATTCTTTCTATATCCAAGCTCTTCAAGGATCTTGCTACAGGAATGCTGGTCTTCATCATACCATTGTACGTTGCGAACATGGATTCCCTGATACTGCAGGACATGCCGGCCGTCCTTAAGGCAGGACTCGCAACAACCGTCTTCGGACTGGCAAATTCCCTTTCACAGCCATACATGGGAAGGCTGAGTGAGAGGCTTGACAGAAGGAAGGTCTTCCTGACAACCGGCTACATTACATTCGCCATCATCTGCTACATCTATGCAATCTCAGGTAACTTTGAGTCGATACTTTTCTTCAGGATAGTTCAGGGAGTTGCCATAGGAGCCACAATTCCAGCTATCGTAACAATGGTCACGCACCTGTCCGCTTCAACGGCCCGGGGTCAGGCAATAGGCATCTACTCCAGCCTCAGGGGAGCAGCCTTTGGAACAGGCTCAGTGGTCGGTGGTGCTGTTGTCACCTACCATGGGTTCGTTACCGGATTCTACATCAGTGCAGGCCTTGTCCTCCTGAGTACCATACTTATAACCCTCTTTGTGAAAGAAACAGAAGCACCCGTGATCAAGACAACGGATGACACATCTACTGATGGACCTTTCATCATCAGGACACTATCCGTTGCAATGTTCATGATGATCGTAGGAATAATGCTCATACTTTCCCTCCTGCCTGCCTACCAGACAAGGCTTGAAGCAAGCGAGTTCCTCCTGGGGATCGCAATTTCTGCATACGTGATCTCAAGGATCGTCTTTCAGGTACCTATCGGTATCCTCTCTGACAAATTCGGAAGGAAATTGCCCATACTTGCAGGCATCTTCTTCAACGCGATCATTGTCTATGCCCTCGGTCAGGTGGACAATGTGAACTCACTCATCCTGCTAAGGTTACTGCAGGGAATAGCCATGGCAGCAGTGGAGACACCCCTCCTTGCTCTTGCAGTGGAACTTTCAGGAGAGAGAAAGGTGAGCAGCAGGGTAAGCACAATAACCAGCGCACAGGCGGCAGGAGTAGCCGTCGGACCTCTGATCGGAGGGGTCTTTGGAGGGTATGTCAGCTTTGAGACACCCTTCAATATCAGTAGCCTGCTTATCATCCTGTCCGGCATACTGGTCTGGGTTGCATTAAGAAAAAACTATGGAAATGCAGATCATTACACCATTGCTAGTTGA